In the Methanobacterium alcaliphilum genome, CAGTTGCAGTGACTACCAGTGAAACTGTATTTCCAGCATCTAAGGTCCCTATATTCCAGTTTCCATTGGAATAAGTTCCTTGGGATATGTAAGTAGCATAACTACTGTAAGAACTAGTTTTTAAGATATCATTTACTACAACGTTAGCAACTGATCCATTTCCTTTGTTTTTTACAGTTACCGTGTAAGTTACTTTATCACCAGTTTTAATTGCAGAAGGTGAAACACTACTAGATATTGATACATTTGCTGTTTTATCTGCTTTGTTTATGTGTGAATCCATAGTAAAGTTCAAGTTTGAACCAGTGGAATAGAGACAGACATAACCATTGGAAACATTTTTTACAGTATTGTTTGTTCCTTTAATGGAATCTCCAGTACCTGAACCGTGGAATATTCCTTCTTTATCTACACCTATGGCAGCACCGTTAGTGATGTTTTCAAATACATTTCCAGATATGTCAATGGCAGTTATATTAGTCCAATCTCCGTGAGCATTGGAGTTTTTAATGTATATAGCATCGCCGTTTCCATTGATGAATGTGTTGTTTATAATGCTTGTTAAATTAGCAGCTTTTTCAATTGCTAAGCCACCATATGTCCAATTATCAAACAAGTTATTGATGTAGGTTATATATACTATACCTCCACCCCAAAAAGCAGCGTATAAATTATCTTTGAAAGTGTTTCCATCAACAGTCACATGAGAAGCACCTGAAGCCATAGATATAGCATCCATTCCTCCAGTAAATGAACTGTTTATTACTGTGATGTTAGTTCCACCCATTATATTCACAGAATAAGCTTTATTATAAGCATCAGTGAAAGTACAATTTTCTATAATAGTATTGTTTACATTACCACAGTAAACTCCAGATTTACCATCATGAGATGTTACATTTTTAATTAAAATATTTTGAACGCGATCTAATTGAATAGCGTATGCTGAAGTTTTTGCTTCTGTATTGTTTATTAAATTAAATTCAAAACCTTGAACTGTTGTACCTGAAGCATCAACATCACCAGATGCTACTATTTTAAAAATGTAAGTATTATTGCTGTTAACACTATTTAAAACAGCACCATTACCAACTAAATTCAAAGTCTTGTTAATTAATACTTTGATATCATCATAATTTCCAGCTTGGAAGTTAATCGTGTCTCCACTAGTTGCTCCATCGATTATAGCTTGTATATCTGCACTGTTTGAACCACTATTTACCGTCCAATCAGCTGCAGATACAGGATCTATCATTATTGTCCCTGCTGAAACCATGAATAATACCATAAGCAACATTGAAGTTGTTATGTTTCTTTTTATATAAATCCCTCCAATTAATTTTCATATAATCAAATGATTTCTTAACTTCGAAATGCATTTAATTATAAGTCGTATAATATGTAAGATATATATAAATATTTCTAATTTTTAGTAAAAGGAATTATACACCTTGAAACATAACAAACAATATATTTAATAGTTAAAAAATATGATTGGATAATATTAATAATCGAACTGAATATTTACTCATTTCGTAATTTAAAAAAATTAATTAATTATAATTAAAGATTATAAAAATGGAGATAAAAAATGTCTAATGATACAGGTTTATTCCCTACTAACGGACATAGAATTCAAGGTAGATCCAGTGAATCTTTTTTAGATGCAAAAGAAATTATTTTGCGACTTAATCTTGAGGGTGATGAAGTTTTCATGGATGCAGGGTGTGGTGATGGGCACACAGCAATTCAAGCTCATAATATGCTATGTAAAGATGCATTAATATATGCTGTAGATAATTATGGTCCTTCAATTGAAGATATGGAAAAAGAAATCAAAGAGAATCAGATAAATAACATTATACCCCTACAATCAGATATTGCAGAACATATCCCATTAAAAAATAATATTGTAGATGTATGTCTCATGATAAATGTTTTTCATGGGTTTACTGCTAAAGGAAATGCAGAAAAGGCAATATCCGAACTTAAAAGAATTATAAAACCAGGAGGTAGAATCGCAGTCATGGATTATAAGAAAATTCATGCCAAACACGGCCCTCGCTTAGAAGTAAGGAGAAGTCCAAATGAATTAGAATCATTATTTATCAAACAAGACTTAAAAATGATTCAAATAGATGATAATATCGGTGAAGACCTTGATGGTGGAATAAAATCCCATTATCTCATTGTTTTTCAAAAATAACATCTCATTTTTTGATTTTTATATAAATAACTTCCCAAATTATCTATTTCTTCACTATATCTTATGGTTAAATTTATATATATAAACTTTTACATTATACATTATCGTGGAATGACCGCCTGAATTGATGATAAGATGGTAGTTCATTTTAAACCGTACACCTTCATTTCACTAAGAACCCATCTTATCATCTATTCCACGAATCATAAACTCTTTTTTTAAATAGGAGCTGTTAATAATGGATTGGGGAATTGATAAAAAACTTCTAAAGAACATGTTATTAGTAGGAATAGTTGCCATATCGCTATTCATAGTAACTTCTGCAGTAATTTTGACCAATAATGCAACAGATTCAGACTATAAAATAAAAAAGGATAACGTTTCACCAAAACCGAATTCAACTATTAATAATTCATTTAACCAAACAAATGATTTATCTGCCAGAAAATCACTACCTTACACTAACAAACATCAAAGTACTAACAAAAATACTAATATAATAGATTCCAGTAGTTCTTCAGGATATGATAACATCTATTGGGACAGTAAATACGTAAATAGCTGGAAAACTTATGCTTATGGAACCAGTAAATTAAAAATATTAGCTAAATGGGAATTTACTGATATTAAAAATACAAAAAAGAACATAATTATCCAACAGACTATAATAATACGAGAAGATCCAGATAATAAAGGAATGGCTTTTGTGGAAATCACTCCCAAAATGAGTGGCAAAAGTAGTTGGTTGACATGGACTTCCATGCAGAAAAATAAGAATGCAGTCAAATTTTACTGGAATGCATTTAGAAAAACAGGTTTGGTAAATGGATTTTGGAGTTAATAAACTCTAATTTTATTTTTTTAAACAAAATCGTAGTCCAAACTAAATCCTTTTTTTATAATCTGGCTCTTTGAAATGAATAATAAAATGAGTTCCTTCTTCTCTTAAAAGATTAATTTTGCCTTCTATTTGTTCAACCAACTCTTGAACAAGCTGCATACCAAGAGAACTGGTATTTTTAAAATCAATAGATTCAGGGAATCCTATTCCATTATCCATGACTTCTAATCTATAACAATTTTCCCCTTCCTTTTTAAAGATAATATTGATTTTATTAGATTTTTTGCCATTAAAAGCATATTTTAGGCTGTTAGACACCAGTTCATTTATAATAAGCCCCAGAGGCATAACAGTTTCAATACTCAGATTATGAGTTTCTACATCCATTTCAATCTCAAGGTTTTTATCATCAAAACCATAGGCATAGCTAATATCACCAATTAAATTGGTTACATAATCTGAAAAGTCAATACTGGATAAATCTTCAGATTGATACATCCTCTCATGTATTAAAGCCATGGAATGAATACGATTCTCGCTTTCTTTATATTTTTCAAGAATTGCAGGATCTTCTATTTCTTCAGATTGTAAAGATAACAGTACCGATATTATTTGCAGATTATTTTTAACTCTATGGTGGATTTCCCTTAATAAAATCTCTTTTTCCTTTAAAGACTCCCTAATTTTATTTCCTGCTTTTTTATGTTCAGTTATATCAATCAATGAGATCAATACTTCATTAGACGTTTTATAAAAACTAAATGTGGCGAAGAAATCTCTTACCTCATTATTTTTATTAATTAACTGAAATTCATAATTTTTAAAGTTCTTTATACTGCTTTCCAGGTTTAATTGGTAATCTTCAAGCTTAGGATGATCTTTTTTCGTCATTAAGTTCTTCAAATTATAATCATTCTTTGAAATATTTATATCAAAGATCTGCTGAAATTTTGTATTAGCCAATAATATTTGCATTTGAGAATCTACTAAAAGCATTGCGGTTCCTGTGTTTTCAAAAATAGTTTTATAACCTTCTCGACTTTTTTTGAGTTCTTGATTGGATTCTTCTAATGACTGCAGCATCATATTAATGGATATGGCTTGTTCAGCAAGTTCATCATCTCCCAGTATTGGTACTCTCCCTGATAAATCATTGCTACGCCCAATCCTTAAAACACTTGAAGTGATTTTATCTAACCTACGTAGAAGATTTCTATCCAAGTAGTAATAAACAAAAAAAGATGCAACTAACCCGGATATTAATAGTGATAATGCTAAAAATAATACAGTTCTTTGGGAACTCTTATAAATATTTCGTGGCATTTCTATTTTCACTAAAAGTGAAGGTTTGCCAGAAGTCCCATTTAATATAGTATAACCAGTTATTATATCATTTGAAATATTTAGTCCTAATTTAGTCTGATTGTGTTGATTTAACAGTTTAAGGTTATCTGAAGAATTAATAGGAGTTATATATATCTTAGATTCTGGAGGTAAACTATCTAAAGTATAAGTATCTAAATACCGGCCCATGATCAAATATCCTGATGATGGTCCCTCACCATCACTTTTCAACACGGGTTTAGCGGCTATCATTAATGGCCTTCCATTTATATAAATAAATCCCGAACTTTCTGCGCCGTTTTTTTGATTGAGAACCCCTATATAATTTTTCGTGACATTTTTGAGATCGTGATACATTGGTATTTCCTTTTCTGTTTTAAGATCCACAGCCTTAGAAAATATAATATCTCCTGATTTATTAGTAAATATTATAAAATTTATATTAAGCCTCAAAAAAGTCTCGTCTAT is a window encoding:
- a CDS encoding class I SAM-dependent methyltransferase, translating into MSNDTGLFPTNGHRIQGRSSESFLDAKEIILRLNLEGDEVFMDAGCGDGHTAIQAHNMLCKDALIYAVDNYGPSIEDMEKEIKENQINNIIPLQSDIAEHIPLKNNIVDVCLMINVFHGFTAKGNAEKAISELKRIIKPGGRIAVMDYKKIHAKHGPRLEVRRSPNELESLFIKQDLKMIQIDDNIGEDLDGGIKSHYLIVFQK
- a CDS encoding CHASE4 domain-containing protein; this encodes MGEVKVKLRGKTLTIMAIILLSLILSFFVISEIFFMNSASDTESQYVNMVIKNTMISLENDLNALNNTANDWSQYDAAYNFVKTNNSNFKNRSLIDETFLRLNINFIIFTNKSGDIIFSKAVDLKTEKEIPMYHDLKNVTKNYIGVLNQKNGAESSGFIYINGRPLMIAAKPVLKSDGEGPSSGYLIMGRYLDTYTLDSLPPESKIYITPINSSDNLKLLNQHNQTKLGLNISNDIITGYTILNGTSGKPSLLVKIEMPRNIYKSSQRTVLFLALSLLISGLVASFFVYYYLDRNLLRRLDKITSSVLRIGRSNDLSGRVPILGDDELAEQAISINMMLQSLEESNQELKKSREGYKTIFENTGTAMLLVDSQMQILLANTKFQQIFDINISKNDYNLKNLMTKKDHPKLEDYQLNLESSIKNFKNYEFQLINKNNEVRDFFATFSFYKTSNEVLISLIDITEHKKAGNKIRESLKEKEILLREIHHRVKNNLQIISVLLSLQSEEIEDPAILEKYKESENRIHSMALIHERMYQSEDLSSIDFSDYVTNLIGDISYAYGFDDKNLEIEMDVETHNLSIETVMPLGLIINELVSNSLKYAFNGKKSNKINIIFKKEGENCYRLEVMDNGIGFPESIDFKNTSSLGMQLVQELVEQIEGKINLLREEGTHFIIHFKEPDYKKRI
- a CDS encoding right-handed parallel beta-helix repeat-containing protein, which gives rise to MVLFMVSAGTIMIDPVSAADWTVNSGSNSADIQAIIDGATSGDTINFQAGNYDDIKVLINKTLNLVGNGAVLNSVNSNNTYIFKIVASGDVDASGTTVQGFEFNLINNTEAKTSAYAIQLDRVQNILIKNVTSHDGKSGVYCGNVNNTIIENCTFTDAYNKAYSVNIMGGTNITVINSSFTGGMDAISMASGASHVTVDGNTFKDNLYAAFWGGGIVYITYINNLFDNWTYGGLAIEKAANLTSIINNTFINGNGDAIYIKNSNAHGDWTNITAIDISGNVFENITNGAAIGVDKEGIFHGSGTGDSIKGTNNTVKNVSNGYVCLYSTGSNLNFTMDSHINKADKTANVSISSSVSPSAIKTGDKVTYTVTVKNKGNGSVANVVVNDILKTSSYSSYATYISQGTYSNGNWNIGTLDAGNTVSLVVTATAIRSGVTTSQAALTGDNNITAKSTSLSKTINKYIKLSYKNIISASKVKKDKYVYLATQVTNYGKDKSGTVKIKITLPKGMKLVGINYPSVYNKNTKTWTVYVPAGKTYKLQVKAKMSTTGTKKVTFNINGKNYYKYIKGY